The DNA segment TGAAGCAGTGGCGCGGCATCGCCACGCGCTATGAGAAGACCGTGACCATCTACCTGGCCGGACTCCACGTCGCGGGCATCTTTCTCTGGTCCGCGAGATGAAGCAGGTCGACAGGCAGAGCGCCATACTCCGGAACGACGTGCACCCAAGGCACGGTGTTCATCGGCCCTTCCCCTCCATGACCCAGGCTGTCGACCATGACCCAGGCTGTCGACCGCCATCAGCCCCGGTGACGGCAGAGAGCTGCAAAGTCTAGATCCAAACGAAACGGCCTAGATGGGCATCGTCGCCTTGAGCGGTGCTGTCCTCACTCGTCGTACGTGCCACGCCCCGGCTTCACTTGGGCGGCAGGCTCGCCGCGAAGGCGCGTCCCTCGTCGACCCAGGCGCCGAGCGCCTCCTTCTCCACGACCGCGGTGCCGTCCACCACGACCCAGCCGCGCATCGGGCGGCCGGTCATGTCGAAGATCCGCGCGCCTGGCCGTGCCAGCGCTGCATCCGTCGCATCCGGGC comes from the Streptomyces sp. NBC_00443 genome and includes:
- a CDS encoding TfoX/Sxy family protein, which produces MAYDEGLAERIRERLGADPEISEKRMFGGLAFLHRGNMAVGVTGGDLMVRVGPDATDAALARPGARIFDMTGRPMRGWVVVDGTAVVEKEALGAWVDEGRAFAASLPPK